TTGGTTTTTCTCCTTATCAAACAACAAATTGTGGAACAAATATTGAGTAGGTCTTTTTTTGATGTGCTATGAATCACGCATCCTTCTTGTTAGGTACGCGTACGTTCTAATTGGTGGCAGCAAGGAAAAACAGCTCAtgttagaaaaaaaaggagtGTGAAATAtagtaaaatatattttcattggaGATGATGACACTTATTGTGATTTCCAGGAATGCATGGTTGACCTTGGGAGAAATGAGCCAGGACGATGCAATGCGGCAATTCATTAGCCAAGTCGAGGAGCTCATGCCTATGGTTAAACCATTTTTGGAGGCTCAACAGCAGGCCgaggagaaagaaatggaGAACATGTGAGTTCTTGGGCAAGTCTTGAATGACTTTGGGCAATTGCCATAGATCAATCGGACTATTTTCATTGCCTTTCGAAAGCTCAGCTTTTAATAGAAACCATGAATCCAACCGTCTAGCATGATTTGAAAAACGTTGTTGAAGTGGAATGTGTGAGGGAATCTATTTCTAGGTGATTCCGTCGGCTAATTTTTCTTCGCATTCAACCATCAAAGGCCATTGGAGCCAACCTATTTCTCTTGAACAAATATGCATCGTGTCGGGTCATTGAGACTCATCAATTTCTTGGCGATTAGTTTTACCACAAGAGCCCTTTCGGGTCTCTCTTCCTTTCAACCGTTCACTCTTTAGAGTTcagtaaaaaaaggaaaagggaaGTCGACGCCAGGATGAAAACGTTCCTAGGCCCTCCTCCGCTCCTAtcctctcttcttctcccACTGTTTTATTGGGCTTTCCCTTTCACTTGATATAGAGAAGACAGACCGGTACACGgtattcaatttgcttgcaGGCAGCAGAAGAGGCTCGAACAAGAGACCTTGGACGAGAGACAGAAGGCCACGCTCGAGGCCGAGAGACTAGCTCACCTTGAGCGCCAACGACAAGAGGACCAGAGGAGGCAGATCCAAGATGCTCTCAACAAGCAGACGTTCACGCAGTTTCGTGCTTACGCTGAGCAGCAGTACCCAAATAATCCGGACCAGCAAGCCGTGCTAATCCGGCAGTTGCAAGAGCAGCATTACTACCAATACATGCAACAGATCTATCAGCAGCAAATGGAGAACCACGTAAGCAGCACCATGGCCGCTAATGGGGTGAATGCGGGTGATGGTACTCCTACCAATGATACGGCTTCCACGGATACGGCCAGCCATGACGATCTTCAATATCGCCAGCATCACCCGAATCGTCAACAACACCTGCACGGAGAGGCTATTCATCCTTTGATGGATACTCCGGAGGTGACTTTAGTCAATGGCATGGACGCAATGAAATTGGGGCCGTCTGGCGATCTAAGCGATGGTCCGGACTCCGATCATGACTCCCAGGGACACcaagaggacgacgaggaaggTCCTTGCGGCGAGGATTGCGGTTATTGCGAGGATCAAGAAATAGACGAAGGTACTAAAATCTGCCATAAAGGTGATCTTATCTTTTATGGGcatattgttcaatttggacagtcatctgaaatgaagttttttaaACGAATAATCGatgtccattttttcttcttgttaaAAGGTTCCTTTGTTCTTTCTAGTTCCCCCTGCGAATATGTGGAcgaaaaaggaattgaccGAGTTCAAGGATCGCATTCGCACCGATGGTGGCGACGGGATATTTAAAGTGG
This Tigriopus californicus strain San Diego chromosome 7, Tcal_SD_v2.1, whole genome shotgun sequence DNA region includes the following protein-coding sequences:
- the LOC131883173 gene encoding Golgi resident protein GCP60-like — protein: MSEPVVAENDTNDSKGSEKAETNETSPKDNVAELKSIYRKVIKFYKENAGKSVSLPYQAKLMLVAYTQQVVHGPCSQANVEPVGAFDVIGKDRRNAWLTLGEMSQDDAMRQFISQVEELMPMVKPFLEAQQQAEEKEMENMQQKRLEQETLDERQKATLEAERLAHLERQRQEDQRRQIQDALNKQTFTQFRAYAEQQYPNNPDQQAVLIRQLQEQHYYQYMQQIYQQQMENHVSSTMAANGVNAGDGTPTNDTASTDTASHDDLQYRQHHPNRQQHLHGEAIHPLMDTPEVTLVNGMDAMKLGPSGDLSDGPDSDHDSQGHQEDDEEGPCGEDCGYCEDQEIDEVPPANMWTKKELTEFKDRIRTDGGDGIFKVGHGETVTIRVPTAEDGTALFWEFATDSYDIAFGVFFEWNKTDETEVSIHVSDSEDEDLDDEYLDENGDPETGSTAALVDKGPPTSVVVPIFRRDCHKEVYAGTHPYPAQGVYLLKFDNTYSLWRSKTLYYRVYYTK